A stretch of the Sulfurimonas sp. HSL-1656 genome encodes the following:
- the rpsF gene encoding 30S ribosomal protein S6, with the protein MRHYENLVIVKPTLTEEEIKNSIAAIEEVITENGGQIVARDEMGMRKMAYPIEKSPRGYFHVVYYTIEPSAIAEIERRFRINEELLRFVTIKYDSKREVKAWNDMVEKTKQPAKTEESSESAAS; encoded by the coding sequence ATGAGACATTACGAAAACCTTGTCATCGTCAAACCGACACTGACAGAAGAAGAGATCAAAAACAGCATCGCTGCGATCGAAGAAGTCATCACTGAAAACGGTGGCCAAATCGTAGCACGCGACGAGATGGGTATGCGCAAAATGGCCTACCCGATTGAAAAAAGCCCGCGTGGTTACTTCCACGTTGTCTATTACACGATCGAGCCGTCTGCGATCGCGGAGATCGAACGCCGCTTCCGCATCAACGAGGAACTCCTCCGTTTCGTCACGATCAAATACGATTCCAAGCGCGAAGTCAAAGCATGGAACGATATGGTCGAGAAGACAAAACAGCCGGCAAAAACCGAAGAGAGCAGCGAGAGCGCCGCTTCTTAA
- a CDS encoding single-stranded DNA-binding protein, whose product MFNKVILVGNLTRDIELRYTQGGMAIAKTGIATNRKFKKQSGEMVDETMFIDITFFGRSGEIANQYLRKGSKVLVEGRLMLEQWTDQNGQKRSKHSVNVEEMKMLDGRGDMEQQGGYGAPTGNGGYNAPSSQGYNAPQQGYNPPKQPQPQNAYQPPKQQMPENTIPEIDIDEDEIPF is encoded by the coding sequence ATGTTCAACAAAGTCATCCTGGTAGGCAATCTTACACGCGACATTGAGCTGCGCTACACGCAAGGCGGTATGGCCATCGCCAAAACCGGCATTGCGACCAACCGCAAGTTCAAGAAACAGAGCGGCGAAATGGTCGATGAGACGATGTTCATCGATATCACCTTCTTCGGCCGCAGCGGCGAGATCGCAAACCAGTACCTTCGTAAGGGGAGCAAAGTCCTCGTCGAAGGCAGACTGATGCTTGAACAGTGGACCGATCAGAACGGGCAGAAACGCTCGAAACATTCCGTCAACGTCGAAGAGATGAAAATGCTCGACGGACGCGGCGACATGGAACAGCAGGGAGGCTACGGTGCCCCGACGGGCAACGGCGGCTACAACGCCCCGAGTTCCCAGGGCTACAATGCACCGCAGCAGGGTTACAACCCGCCGAAGCAGCCGCAGCCGCAGAACGCCTACCAGCCGCCGAAACAGCAGATGCCGGAGAACACGATTCCGGAAATCGATATCGACGAAGACGAAATCCCATTCTAG
- the purL gene encoding phosphoribosylformylglycinamidine synthase subunit PurL gives MNQPLENINEVLAQHKLSQLDYAHIKEILGREPNLVEIGIFSAMWSEHCSYKSSKKHLSGFPTKAPWVIQGPGENAGVIDIGDGYAAVFKMESHNHPSFIEPYQGAATGVGGIMRDVFTMGARPVASLNALRFGNVHGDDETAHHQRYLVRGVVEGIGGYGNCMGVPTIGGEISFDECYNGNILVNAFNLGVAKADEIFYGRAEGIGNPVIYVGSKTGRDGLGGAVMSSDSFTEESKSLRPTVQVGDPFTEKLLLEACLELFKTDYVIGIQDMGAAGLTSSSFEMAGRSGSGMIMHLDRVPAREEGMMPYEFMLSESQERMLLCAKKGSEQAIIDIFEKWDLDAAVVGEVTATGRMELFWHGEKCADVPVDPVSEEAPILDRPTARPAYLDTIKGVSIDDFETPSNQEAFEKLMASMEVVDKAWVYEQYDSMVQTNTVKKGGMLDASVVRVKENGRALAMSSDCNVRYCYVDPKNGAAAAVVEAGRNVAMSGARPLAITDCLNYGNPENPEVMWQFAEGCLGIKEACAELNTPVIGGNVSLYNETNGVSVFPTPAIATVGVNDDENKVLMSSFQKAGNLLYLVGETKSEFGGSLYMKEICHTVAGEMPAIDYKKELALWDLVIEANKQGLLSCAKDLSSGGAAVALGKMAATSGLGCDVTMTVADARDIFAESMARAIIEVAPESAAAFEAMAGGLACEKIGTVGGDSVKINDVLLPLATLDDLYFNTFKRVVEQDI, from the coding sequence GTGAACCAACCACTTGAAAACATCAATGAGGTTTTGGCCCAACACAAACTCTCCCAGCTTGATTATGCCCATATCAAAGAGATTCTCGGGCGTGAACCGAACCTGGTTGAAATCGGTATCTTTTCGGCAATGTGGTCGGAGCACTGCAGTTATAAATCCTCCAAAAAACACCTGAGCGGTTTCCCGACAAAGGCGCCGTGGGTCATCCAGGGACCGGGCGAGAATGCCGGGGTGATCGACATCGGCGACGGCTACGCGGCCGTCTTCAAAATGGAGAGCCACAACCACCCCTCCTTTATCGAACCGTACCAGGGTGCCGCGACAGGCGTCGGCGGGATCATGCGCGACGTCTTTACGATGGGCGCACGCCCGGTCGCAAGCCTCAACGCCCTGCGTTTCGGCAACGTGCACGGCGACGATGAAACGGCACACCATCAGCGCTACCTCGTGCGCGGCGTCGTCGAGGGGATCGGCGGCTACGGCAACTGTATGGGCGTGCCCACGATCGGCGGCGAGATCAGTTTCGATGAGTGCTACAACGGCAATATCCTCGTCAACGCCTTCAACCTCGGCGTTGCGAAGGCCGACGAGATCTTCTACGGCCGTGCGGAGGGGATCGGCAACCCGGTCATCTACGTCGGCTCGAAAACGGGCCGCGACGGTCTCGGCGGGGCGGTCATGAGCTCCGACTCCTTCACCGAGGAGTCCAAGTCGCTGCGCCCGACGGTTCAGGTCGGCGACCCGTTCACGGAGAAGCTGCTGCTCGAAGCGTGCCTCGAGCTCTTCAAGACCGACTACGTCATCGGTATCCAGGATATGGGTGCGGCGGGCCTGACGTCGAGCTCGTTTGAGATGGCGGGCCGTTCCGGTTCGGGGATGATCATGCACCTCGACCGTGTGCCGGCGCGCGAAGAGGGGATGATGCCGTACGAATTCATGCTCTCCGAATCCCAGGAGCGGATGCTGCTCTGTGCGAAAAAGGGAAGTGAACAGGCGATCATCGATATCTTCGAGAAGTGGGACCTCGATGCCGCCGTCGTCGGCGAAGTCACCGCCACGGGCCGGATGGAGCTCTTCTGGCACGGCGAGAAGTGTGCCGACGTCCCGGTTGACCCGGTCTCCGAAGAGGCCCCTATTCTCGACCGCCCGACGGCGCGCCCGGCCTACCTTGACACGATCAAGGGCGTCTCCATTGACGATTTCGAAACCCCGTCCAACCAGGAGGCATTCGAAAAACTGATGGCATCGATGGAGGTCGTCGACAAGGCGTGGGTCTACGAACAGTACGACTCCATGGTCCAGACGAACACCGTCAAAAAAGGGGGGATGCTCGACGCCTCCGTCGTCCGTGTCAAAGAGAACGGCCGTGCATTGGCGATGAGCTCGGACTGTAATGTCCGCTACTGCTACGTTGATCCGAAAAACGGTGCCGCTGCTGCCGTCGTCGAAGCGGGGCGTAACGTCGCGATGAGCGGTGCACGTCCGTTGGCGATTACCGACTGTCTGAACTACGGCAACCCGGAGAACCCGGAAGTGATGTGGCAGTTCGCCGAAGGGTGTCTGGGGATCAAAGAGGCGTGCGCCGAACTCAACACCCCTGTTATCGGCGGGAATGTCTCCCTCTACAACGAAACCAACGGCGTCTCCGTTTTCCCGACCCCGGCGATCGCGACCGTCGGGGTTAACGACGACGAGAACAAGGTCCTGATGTCTTCTTTCCAGAAAGCCGGCAACCTGCTTTACCTCGTCGGCGAGACGAAGAGCGAGTTCGGCGGTTCACTCTATATGAAAGAGATCTGCCACACCGTCGCGGGCGAGATGCCTGCGATCGACTATAAGAAGGAACTGGCACTCTGGGACCTCGTCATCGAGGCGAACAAGCAGGGGCTGCTCTCCTGCGCCAAAGACCTCAGCTCCGGCGGGGCGGCGGTCGCGCTCGGCAAGATGGCGGCGACCAGCGGCCTGGGCTGCGACGTCACGATGACGGTCGCGGATGCGCGTGACATCTTCGCTGAGAGCATGGCCCGCGCCATCATCGAGGTCGCGCCGGAGAGCGCGGCAGCCTTTGAAGCGATGGCGGGCGGCCTTGCCTGCGAGAAGATTGGTACGGTCGGCGGCGACAGCGTGAAGATCAATGATGTTCTTCTTCCGCTGGCGACCCTGGATGACCTCTACTTCAATACCTTCAAGAGGGTCGTCGAACAGGATATCTGA
- the holA gene encoding DNA polymerase III subunit delta, giving the protein MKRQELDNLIRQGKAPGAVMLYGESHFLIEHYTKQLADVEDPNILSVYFDEYQFANAKAHLSQGSLFGGRNVLVIKSEKKLPKNDLTALIGLVQKNPGNLFIYAYFGTDFKKSATAAFGPKSGGADVRLFRPFPNEARQIVLNEAASRGINLDPYAASHLLESQNGDLALTINELDKFSLLQGRIGIKEIDELVYGVAEVKVDQLIDTLLQKQDFVPLMRRLLEHGEDEIRLLTALSNHIAQLYLFYASIRLSGAADSAKILGYKLPPRIEQERSQQSVRFKQPQYTRLMALLGETELQMKSAGGGSKNALLAAAFLKVQSLL; this is encoded by the coding sequence ATGAAACGGCAGGAGCTTGACAACCTGATCCGCCAGGGCAAGGCTCCCGGCGCCGTCATGCTCTACGGCGAGAGCCATTTCCTGATCGAACATTACACCAAGCAGCTCGCCGACGTCGAGGACCCGAACATCCTCAGCGTCTACTTCGACGAGTACCAGTTCGCGAACGCCAAGGCGCACCTCTCGCAGGGGTCGCTCTTCGGCGGCCGCAACGTCCTCGTCATCAAAAGCGAAAAAAAGCTGCCCAAAAACGACCTTACGGCCTTGATCGGACTGGTGCAGAAGAATCCCGGCAACCTCTTCATCTACGCCTATTTCGGCACCGATTTCAAAAAAAGCGCCACGGCTGCCTTCGGCCCGAAATCGGGCGGCGCCGACGTCCGGCTCTTCCGCCCCTTTCCCAATGAAGCGCGCCAGATCGTGCTGAACGAGGCGGCCTCCAGGGGAATCAACCTCGATCCCTACGCCGCCAGCCACCTGCTCGAATCGCAAAACGGCGACCTGGCCCTCACCATCAACGAACTCGACAAGTTCTCCCTGCTGCAGGGCCGTATCGGCATCAAAGAGATCGACGAGCTCGTCTACGGGGTCGCCGAAGTCAAGGTCGACCAGCTGATCGACACGCTGCTGCAGAAACAGGATTTCGTTCCCCTGATGCGCCGCCTGCTCGAACACGGCGAAGACGAGATCAGGCTGCTGACGGCGCTCTCCAACCATATCGCCCAGCTCTACCTCTTCTACGCCTCCATCCGCCTGAGCGGCGCGGCGGATTCGGCCAAGATCCTCGGCTATAAACTTCCCCCGCGCATCGAGCAGGAGCGTTCACAGCAGAGCGTGCGTTTCAAGCAGCCGCAGTACACCCGCCTGATGGCCCTGCTCGGCGAGACGGAGCTGCAGATGAAATCGGCCGGCGGTGGGAGCAAAAACGCTCTGCTGGCCGCCGCCTTCTTAAAGGTCCAGTCGCTTTTATAG
- a CDS encoding EAL domain-containing protein has translation MSTQNKLLLFFIMLLILFFSVSETWMLFYGLKKTKEEWHAQNGINVNTILDLQKQGVAVVALALANNPTVKAAYRENNPQMIIDAVLPFWKQVHTQDMIYEIHFFKPPAISFVNFSNVGSIGTNVSRVRRDMVWVTSSFKASSHLMMCKTYAGVRATYPIVDANGTMLGGLSLGKKVGWIPATLKDTSSKEAFLVYTKAPTQNLSEHYYQQFMEGKEALGDYIFAQRTLPISKAEFSGIDFSKPQQSFETGGREYELDLYPLYDFNHDVMAYIGVLNSLDAFSTRLWTRLLTNLLLVGSTFAVLFLLFRKRVRKTFALISQMKTLTQHFKNNRFDPLKGYDLERLEAQKGQDEIRGLQLDILQMGRALQSYHDEMQSTVEEKTAALSRANRELEHRLYSDHLTGLPNRNALFRDAPHWPSPAVATIDINGFKTINDLYGVELGNRLLKELGSFCQAFLADEPITVYRISADEFVLAAAEGYEEAAFTGLVVRLIAAAEKHRFIVENADLELYIELVAGIAFGHGKLIEKADMALVYAKKTRRDYVVYTDALGLDRAHEESIALMRRLKQAVEGGHITVVYQPIVDREGTVKKYESLLRIREGDTLLSPHSFLAFAKKTRYYKLMTRAVVDKTFAYFAGTSMQFTINLTAQDILDSDTVAYLYGKLEQSGLARNVVFEIVESESLQGMDAFETFVEAVKNRGAKVAIDDFGSGYSNFSYLLKLAPDYLKIDGSLIKEIHTDANAYAIVQTIVGFAKTLGIRTIAEYIHSEAVFDVCKTLGIDEFQGYYFGAPEKEIPDVET, from the coding sequence ATGAGCACTCAGAACAAACTTCTCTTATTTTTTATCATGCTGCTGATTCTCTTTTTCAGTGTCAGCGAGACGTGGATGCTCTTCTACGGCCTGAAAAAAACCAAAGAGGAGTGGCACGCCCAAAACGGCATTAATGTCAACACGATCCTTGACCTGCAGAAGCAGGGGGTCGCCGTCGTGGCGCTCGCACTGGCGAACAACCCGACAGTGAAGGCTGCCTACCGCGAGAACAATCCCCAGATGATCATCGATGCCGTGCTGCCTTTTTGGAAGCAGGTACATACGCAGGATATGATTTACGAGATCCACTTCTTCAAGCCGCCCGCGATCTCCTTTGTCAATTTTTCAAATGTCGGTTCTATCGGTACCAATGTCAGTCGCGTCAGACGGGACATGGTCTGGGTGACCTCTTCTTTCAAAGCAAGCAGTCACCTGATGATGTGCAAAACCTATGCAGGGGTCAGGGCGACTTATCCCATCGTTGATGCGAACGGTACGATGCTCGGCGGCCTCTCCCTTGGGAAAAAAGTCGGATGGATTCCTGCGACACTAAAAGACACTTCTTCGAAAGAGGCGTTTCTGGTCTATACGAAAGCGCCGACACAGAACCTCTCGGAGCACTATTACCAGCAGTTCATGGAGGGCAAAGAGGCACTCGGCGACTATATTTTCGCGCAGCGGACCCTGCCCATCAGCAAAGCAGAGTTTTCCGGGATCGACTTTTCCAAACCGCAGCAGTCGTTTGAAACCGGGGGGCGGGAGTATGAGCTTGACCTCTACCCCCTGTATGATTTCAACCATGACGTTATGGCGTATATCGGTGTCCTCAACAGTCTGGATGCCTTCAGTACACGGCTTTGGACGAGGCTGTTGACCAATCTTCTGCTGGTGGGGAGTACGTTCGCCGTGCTTTTCCTTCTTTTCAGAAAGCGTGTCAGGAAAACCTTTGCGCTGATATCCCAGATGAAAACGTTGACACAGCACTTTAAAAACAATCGGTTCGACCCTTTGAAAGGCTATGACCTGGAGAGGCTGGAAGCACAGAAGGGGCAGGACGAGATCCGCGGCCTGCAGCTCGATATCTTGCAGATGGGCCGGGCGCTGCAGTCATACCACGATGAGATGCAGAGCACGGTCGAAGAGAAGACGGCGGCTCTTTCCCGGGCCAACCGTGAACTGGAACACCGGCTTTATTCCGACCATCTGACCGGCCTGCCCAATCGGAATGCCCTGTTCCGGGACGCACCGCACTGGCCTTCCCCCGCCGTGGCGACGATCGATATCAACGGGTTCAAAACGATCAACGATCTCTACGGGGTTGAGCTCGGGAACCGGCTGCTGAAAGAACTGGGGAGTTTCTGTCAGGCATTTTTGGCAGACGAGCCGATCACTGTATACCGTATCAGTGCGGATGAATTCGTATTGGCCGCCGCGGAAGGGTATGAGGAGGCAGCATTTACCGGCCTGGTCGTCCGCTTGATCGCTGCCGCGGAGAAACACCGCTTTATCGTCGAAAACGCGGACCTGGAACTCTATATCGAACTCGTGGCCGGTATTGCCTTCGGACACGGCAAACTGATCGAAAAAGCGGACATGGCACTCGTTTACGCCAAGAAAACACGGCGGGATTACGTGGTCTATACGGATGCGCTGGGCCTTGACCGTGCACATGAGGAGAGTATCGCACTGATGCGGCGCCTGAAACAGGCGGTCGAAGGCGGGCATATCACGGTGGTATATCAGCCAATCGTCGACCGTGAGGGTACGGTGAAGAAGTATGAATCACTGCTGCGCATCCGTGAAGGCGATACGCTTCTGTCGCCCCATTCGTTTCTGGCATTCGCAAAAAAGACGCGCTATTACAAACTGATGACCCGGGCCGTGGTGGACAAGACGTTTGCGTACTTTGCCGGTACATCGATGCAGTTTACGATCAATCTGACGGCACAGGATATTCTCGACAGCGATACCGTGGCTTATCTCTATGGCAAGCTGGAGCAGAGCGGTCTTGCCCGCAACGTCGTTTTTGAGATTGTTGAGTCTGAGAGCCTGCAGGGGATGGACGCATTCGAGACTTTTGTCGAAGCGGTCAAAAACCGCGGAGCCAAAGTGGCTATTGATGATTTTGGATCGGGGTATTCGAACTTCTCCTATCTCTTGAAACTTGCACCGGACTACCTGAAAATAGACGGATCGCTGATCAAAGAGATCCACACCGATGCGAATGCCTACGCCATCGTCCAGACGATTGTCGGCTTTGCCAAAACGCTCGGGATACGGACCATTGCCGAGTATATCCACTCAGAGGCTGTCTTTGACGTGTGCAAGACGCTCGGTATCGATGAGTTCCAGGGGTACTATTTCGGTGCGCCGGAAAAAGAGATCCCGGACGTTGAAACGTAG
- the rpsR gene encoding 30S ribosomal protein S18, translating into MAEKRKYKKRYCKYCEAKVDFIDYKDASSLKHSLSERYKIMPRRLTGNCKRHQDMVTIAIKRARSAAIIPYTISRKEVVVNPFEIIK; encoded by the coding sequence ATGGCAGAAAAACGCAAATATAAAAAACGTTATTGCAAATACTGTGAAGCGAAAGTCGACTTTATCGACTACAAAGACGCTTCTAGCCTCAAGCACTCACTCTCTGAGCGCTACAAAATCATGCCGCGCCGCCTGACAGGTAACTGCAAGCGCCACCAGGACATGGTTACGATCGCCATCAAGCGTGCACGCTCCGCCGCGATCATCCCGTACACAATTTCCCGTAAGGAAGTTGTCGTCAACCCGTTCGAAATTATCAAGTAA
- the greA gene encoding transcription elongation factor GreA, whose translation MSKVEPMTPEGYDLLVREFKYLKEIEKPRVNHEKQVAAELGDRSENAEYHAAKEKLRHIDKRLFYLNGMIEKARVIDPAGLDHSRVHFGATVTLERVEDGEEERYTICGVLESEPEIGLISVHAPLARAVMGKEEGDEFRVRLPAGQRVYEVLAVEYIPLFSLKKQVRGEADFRFA comes from the coding sequence TTGTCAAAAGTTGAACCGATGACCCCCGAAGGGTATGATCTACTCGTCCGGGAGTTCAAATACCTCAAAGAGATCGAAAAACCCCGGGTCAACCATGAAAAACAGGTGGCGGCGGAGCTCGGCGACCGCAGTGAAAACGCGGAGTATCACGCCGCCAAGGAGAAACTCCGGCATATCGACAAGCGTCTTTTCTACCTTAACGGCATGATCGAAAAAGCCCGGGTGATCGACCCCGCCGGACTCGACCACAGCCGGGTGCATTTCGGCGCGACGGTTACCCTCGAACGGGTTGAAGACGGGGAAGAGGAGCGTTACACGATCTGCGGTGTGCTCGAGAGCGAACCCGAGATCGGACTGATCTCCGTACACGCCCCCCTGGCCCGGGCCGTGATGGGCAAGGAGGAGGGCGACGAGTTCCGCGTCCGGCTCCCCGCGGGCCAACGCGTCTACGAGGTGCTCGCCGTCGAGTATATCCCGCTCTTTTCACTGAAAAAGCAGGTCCGCGGCGAAGCGGATTTCCGCTTCGCCTGA
- a CDS encoding vWA domain-containing protein: MKKLLVSSLAAMALAGTLAAQKGDIVFVIDNSGSMNSYINVVKNNVHVLVDKLVNEGIDFQLGLVAFGYGYTGAVNPLDSTTNPVVLTPLTTDINLFNTQLHTLNGGGTGYEPGFAAVARSMSGAMETPTNKFRDDAGACVILLSNEDADDGDITDTSYWIPWHNKPVAIAAMQAHNATFYGIINPGFNRTYDDYGMNPGSLAVETGGYTWNINELSNPALQAAILEEVFDKCIYETIITETPVDFDVHPRSCPNPITTKSKGVIPMAILGSDMLDVNDINVSSVTVNGVSPVHYSYEDNATVYTGGFSEEPLKDECTTLGADGYMDLVMHFDTQSVVSGLELGVQYLEVTGTLLDGTPFRGKDVVWVK; this comes from the coding sequence ATGAAAAAGCTACTTGTTTCATCCCTCGCAGCCATGGCTCTGGCCGGCACGCTTGCAGCGCAAAAAGGTGATATCGTCTTTGTTATCGACAACTCGGGCAGTATGAACTCCTATATCAACGTTGTTAAAAACAACGTTCATGTCCTTGTTGACAAACTTGTTAACGAAGGTATTGACTTCCAACTCGGTCTGGTCGCTTTCGGCTATGGGTATACCGGGGCGGTCAACCCGCTGGACAGTACGACGAATCCGGTTGTTTTAACCCCTCTGACGACGGACATCAACCTCTTCAACACCCAACTCCATACACTTAACGGGGGCGGTACTGGTTATGAACCCGGCTTTGCCGCAGTGGCACGCAGTATGTCCGGTGCCATGGAAACACCTACGAACAAGTTCAGAGATGATGCCGGTGCCTGTGTCATCCTTCTTTCCAACGAAGATGCCGACGACGGTGATATCACGGACACGAGCTATTGGATCCCGTGGCATAACAAGCCGGTGGCCATCGCCGCCATGCAGGCGCACAACGCCACGTTTTACGGCATTATCAACCCCGGCTTTAACAGAACGTATGATGACTACGGCATGAATCCGGGCAGCCTTGCCGTTGAGACCGGGGGATACACCTGGAATATCAACGAGTTGAGCAACCCTGCACTTCAGGCAGCCATCCTGGAAGAAGTCTTCGACAAATGTATCTACGAGACCATTATTACTGAAACACCGGTGGACTTCGACGTGCACCCGCGCAGCTGCCCGAACCCGATCACGACCAAGTCAAAAGGGGTGATTCCCATGGCGATTCTCGGATCGGATATGCTTGACGTCAACGACATCAACGTCAGTAGCGTCACCGTCAATGGCGTCTCACCGGTCCATTACAGCTACGAGGACAATGCAACCGTCTATACCGGCGGGTTCAGCGAAGAGCCGCTGAAGGATGAGTGTACGACACTGGGTGCCGACGGTTATATGGATCTTGTCATGCACTTCGACACGCAGTCGGTCGTCAGCGGTCTTGAGCTCGGTGTCCAGTATCTCGAAGTAACCGGCACGCTGCTTGACGGTACCCCGTTCCGCGGCAAAGACGTCGTCTGGGTCAAATAA
- a CDS encoding ribonuclease R family protein, whose amino-acid sequence MKSLLVRLTVGLYAQDVAETEKDLVAQWLQEGLVVLEEGIYRLPSQYRAGAIAMNQSGSGAYLQVLGANVRDLFIDEHDLGDAKEGDLVIVKRLLGRRGRPSAKIVAVVGRAETFSVAYVKVQNGVKSVLDIRNDYPAGVPLSAEALAGYEEGTLFKVNNQNGEIMEVLGNLADPLVDEKIVLAMYNKHDDFDEEVKKLAASFDKTVDASKFPGRKDLRHLPFCTIDPVTAKDFDDAVCYLPESHTLYVAIADVSAYVTPFGPIDAEAIYRSFSIYLPHRSIPMLPRELSETLCSLQPHVDRLAYTFKMVLDPESLEVVETELYETIIHSKRRFNYEEVDALFEAPGKAAPANDDERTVIANLFELRKLTEALREKRLKVGFDFRSEELEMALDDAQNIVETTVSEETPSHALIEDCMLLANKAAAAMYERGVFRIHEPPSPAKLQSLYTELAGIGIIAEQKESLKETITGIQHEAEKRGIGHEVDTLIIRSQMQARYAPDNVGHFGLGFERYTHFTSPIRRYSDLIVHRLLKAIQRGDKEEGSYVLRNIDALCFAISDKEREASDIEVRFMDRKFARWANEHIGEVFPARVYATDPELRAEITGPLRGAKVKVVTNEPVMLFDDIELRIENVNLATARIHTTYVRTVESHATLSKERE is encoded by the coding sequence ATGAAATCACTCCTTGTCAGATTGACCGTCGGACTCTATGCCCAGGACGTCGCCGAAACGGAAAAGGACCTCGTCGCGCAATGGCTCCAAGAGGGCCTTGTCGTGCTCGAAGAGGGCATCTACCGCCTCCCCTCCCAGTACCGCGCCGGCGCCATCGCCATGAACCAGTCGGGCAGCGGTGCCTACCTGCAGGTCCTCGGTGCCAATGTCCGCGACCTCTTCATCGACGAACATGACCTCGGCGATGCCAAAGAGGGGGACCTCGTCATCGTCAAACGCCTGCTCGGACGCCGGGGCAGACCCTCGGCAAAGATTGTCGCCGTCGTCGGGCGGGCGGAGACCTTCAGCGTCGCCTACGTCAAGGTCCAGAACGGCGTCAAATCGGTACTCGATATCCGCAACGACTACCCCGCCGGGGTCCCGCTCAGTGCCGAAGCCCTCGCCGGCTACGAAGAGGGCACCCTTTTCAAGGTCAACAACCAGAACGGCGAGATCATGGAGGTGCTGGGCAACCTGGCCGATCCTCTCGTCGATGAAAAGATCGTTCTCGCCATGTACAACAAGCACGATGATTTCGACGAAGAGGTAAAAAAGCTTGCCGCCAGTTTCGACAAAACGGTCGACGCCTCGAAATTCCCCGGCCGCAAGGATCTGCGCCACCTCCCCTTCTGCACCATCGACCCCGTCACGGCCAAGGACTTCGACGACGCCGTCTGCTACCTGCCCGAGTCGCACACCCTCTACGTGGCCATCGCGGACGTCAGCGCCTACGTCACCCCCTTCGGCCCCATCGATGCCGAGGCGATCTACCGCAGCTTCTCCATCTACCTGCCCCACCGTTCCATCCCGATGCTGCCGCGCGAACTCTCCGAGACCCTTTGCTCCCTGCAGCCCCATGTCGACCGCCTCGCCTACACGTTCAAAATGGTCCTCGACCCCGAAAGCCTCGAGGTCGTCGAGACGGAACTCTACGAGACGATCATCCACTCCAAGCGCCGTTTCAACTACGAAGAGGTGGATGCGCTTTTCGAGGCCCCCGGCAAAGCGGCACCGGCAAACGACGACGAACGCACCGTCATCGCCAACCTTTTCGAACTGCGTAAGCTGACCGAGGCCCTGCGCGAAAAGCGCCTCAAGGTCGGTTTCGACTTTCGTTCCGAGGAGCTGGAGATGGCCCTCGACGACGCGCAGAACATCGTGGAGACGACCGTCTCGGAAGAGACGCCCTCGCACGCCCTCATCGAGGATTGTATGCTGCTGGCGAACAAGGCGGCTGCAGCCATGTACGAGCGCGGCGTATTCCGTATCCACGAACCCCCGAGCCCGGCCAAGCTGCAGAGCCTCTACACCGAACTGGCCGGTATCGGGATCATCGCCGAACAGAAAGAGAGCCTCAAGGAGACCATTACCGGGATCCAGCATGAGGCCGAGAAACGCGGGATCGGGCACGAGGTCGATACCCTCATCATCCGTTCCCAGATGCAGGCGCGCTACGCCCCTGACAACGTCGGCCACTTCGGGCTGGGCTTCGAGCGTTACACCCACTTCACCTCCCCCATCCGCCGCTACTCCGACCTCATCGTCCACCGGCTGCTCAAGGCGATCCAGCGCGGCGACAAAGAGGAGGGTTCCTACGTCCTGCGCAACATCGACGCGCTCTGTTTCGCCATCAGCGACAAAGAGCGCGAGGCGAGCGACATCGAAGTGCGTTTCATGGACCGCAAGTTCGCCCGCTGGGCCAATGAACACATTGGCGAGGTCTTCCCGGCGCGCGTCTACGCGACCGACCCGGAACTGCGTGCCGAGATCACCGGACCGCTGCGCGGAGCCAAGGTCAAAGTCGTCACGAACGAGCCCGTCATGCTCTTCGACGATATCGAACTACGCATCGAGAATGTCAACCTTGCCACCGCGCGGATCCACACGACCTACGTCCGCACCGTGGAGTCCCATGCGACCCTCTCCAAGGAGCGTGAATGA